TTCTCGTTTTAACTGTTCGTACTCTTCGCGGAGTTCCGGATGTCTCCGGAGCACGTCGCGGGTCACGACGCTGATCTTCCAGCCGTCGTCCGACGCGCCGAACACGTGAGTATTGAACCGCTGGCCGTCGTGCCTTCGGAACAGGGGGTGCCACCCCTCCGTGTTCTCGACGCGGCTCCCGCCGAGTTCGCGTTCAAGCGTTCGGGAAACGCCGGCCACTGCCTCGTCGGCAACGACGATGTCGAGATCCACGATGTCCTTTGCTGGGAGGCGTGGGACCGCTGTCGAACCGACGTGTTCGATCCGTTCGAGCCGCGATCCAAGCGAGTTGGCTGATGCGACCGTTCGGATCCGCTCCCGCTCGGCTCGGTAGCGTTCACACCACGCCTCGTGTCTGGAGGGGACGAGTTCGATCGGATCGTCGTCCACGTTGACCATTATCTCTCAAAGCGAGCCGAACGGTTCTGTCTTTTCGGTGAATGTCTAATGGTAGCACACGACAGATCACGATTCTGCCCACTCTAGCATCCGTTCGTAGAACGGATCGCTCCGGAGGGCGTCCTCGTCACCAACGAGACAGAGCGCCTTTTTCGCCCGCGTGAGCGCCACGTTCACCCGCCTTCGGTCTTCGAAGATCGGACTGTCGAGCGTGTCGGTAGCGACAAACGAGACGACGATCACCGCCCGCGCTGAGCCTTGGAACCGATCGACAGTGTCGACATCGATCTCTGAGGGCACACGCCGGGTGATCGCCGCCACTTGTGCGCGGAAGGGGGCGATGACGCCGATATCGTCCGCAGCCACACCAGCAGACCGGTAAGCGTCGACGATCTCGGCGACGCGGTCGGCCTCCTGTCGATTGACGTTTCCCGTCATCGCGCCGTTGGGATCGACGAACGCCACCGCATCCTGTAGCGCGGATGGGAGCGCCTCGGAGGAAACGGCGGACAGCTCAGCGAGCTGTTGGCCTGCAACGGCTGGCGTCGCTGGCCGAAGCTGGCCGTCGTAAAACGTCTGTGAGGAGAAATACTGGATGCGCTGGGCCATCCGGTACTGCTTATCGAGCGTCACCGCCGCGTCGGGGTACTGTTCGATGAGCCGCTCGAACAACGAGGTACCTAGCTCCGAGTCGTCGTCTCTGACGACCGGCGGGAGCTGTTCGTGGTCGCCAACGAGCACGAACCGATCCGCGAGGTTGATGGCTGCTAGCGTGCCCGGTTCGGTGAGCTGGCCCGCCTCATCAACGATCGCCACGTCGAACTCACACTCTTTCAGTACCGACGATCCACACGTGGCCGCGGTTCCAGCCACGACAGGGGCGTTCCGGAGCGTCGCGGCCCGCTCCTCGGGCTCTCCCCGGTGTTCGAGCCGAGCGTCCTGCATCGAGTCGCTGACGCCGTGTTCGGTGCCGATCCGGACGAACTCCGAAAAGCCCTGTTCGCGGAGCTGTTCGAGCGCGTTGTCGACGGCTCGGTTCGTGAACGCCGACAGCAACACCCGTTCACCGCGTTCACAGAGTGCGCGCACCGCGCGCGCTAACGTGTAGGTCTTCCCCGTTCCGGGTGGGCCATGGATCAGCGCACAGTCGTTTGCGGTCACTGCAAGCTCGACGGCCCGGTTCTGGGCAGTGTTGTTATCGATGAACGTGGCGTTCGTCTCTCCGAAGGTGGGATCACGCCGACCGAACAGGATATCACGGCGGCGTTGTGAGCCTTTCAACACGGCGTCGTGCATCGCCGTCAACAGCCCGTTAATGCCGTAATCGGAGGGGTACACGTCGAGACGACGGAGTTCGATCGGTTCGTCGGCGTGAACGATGATCTCAGTGGTCCCGTCCGCGTCGGTTTCGAGCCGGACGACCCGCCCAAGCTCGGTGTCTCCCCGCGTCGGATGGCCGTCGCTGGCGAGCACTGTATCTCCCTCGCGGATCTTCGACACAGCCGTGTCGTCGTTCTCCGCTCGGAGTTCCCACGTTCCATCGACGCGTTGGCTCCGTCCCTGCGGTTGGAGACCGAGGAGCGCCTTGTCGTCGGCCGCGCGTTCGGCCGCGGATTGGGTCCACAGCTTCGCGTACTCGCGGTGAATCTCCCGGCGCTCGGTTTCGGTCGCGCGGTACATCCGATCGAAGTACTCGCGTTCTGCGGATGGGAGTGCCCCACCGACCGAGCCCGCTTTCGACTCTTGATCGAGTCGTCCCGAGACGACCATACACGTGTCCTGTTCGAAACAGTACTCACAGATCGCGTTGCTCTCGTATCCTGTCGGCACCGAGATGTCGTACTCCATGGCAGCGAGTTCGTTTCGCGCGCGAACGACGAACTGCAACAGCCCCGGACCGATCGAGAACTCCTTGGCCGGAGAGAGATCCCCGGTTTCCTCGGTTCGATTGAGCACGGCGTTTTTCGTGTACAACAACGTTCCTGTTTCCGGCGTCTGTCCGTGTTCGCCGAGCAACAGCGCATAACAGGTCGCCTGCACCTTGTCCTCGAATCGGGGTTCGGCGTCAGTGTTTTTGCCCGTCTTGAGTTCGACGGGGTCCCCCCGCCTGACGGCATCGGCCCGGCCTTTGATCCCGAACGTCTCGCTGATCAGCGTCAGCTCCGAGCGCCACTCGTCGTCTTCGGTGAGCGTTCCTTGTTGGAGCCATCTCTCGATGGCTCGTGCGTTGGACTGAACGTCCTCGGCGACCGCCGTCCGGTCCCGATCGAGCAGACCCAGCTTCAACCCGGCGTCTGCGACCCGTTCCTCGACCGATGTTTCGAGATCGCGTCCCCTGAGCAGATCGCCGAACACTTCGTGTACCAGCGATCCTTTCACTAACGGATAGGACAGCGACGCGCTTGTGAACTTGCTCAGATAATACTGCCGGGAACACTGCACCCACTCACGGATATCGGTCACGTCGACCATGAATTCCGGCTCGACGACGACGTACGATTCCGCGGTGGTCGCATATCGGGCCTCGCCACGGAACTCCTCTCGGCTCGGCTCGGTCACGAGCAGCGTCATTCCCGTCACGAGCAGCTCGGCCGTTTCGGCCCACGATCCCCACAGGGACACGGTTACTGGCGGCTCCTCGCCTCGCCCCGGGCGCATCGTGATCTCCGCGACGTCCCGGGTGCCATCGCGCGTATTCACCGTTCTCGGCTCCTCGACAGCCACGACAGGACCCCGAAGTTCCACGTCCTACATGGAACGATCCCCGGAAATGAGGATGTCGGTCTCCACCCCAACGAGTGTCACTCCTGAGAACAACTCCGCCCGGACGACAGACCGTTATAATTTATATCAGAATATATACTAATAAGTGGGTTAGGGTGGAAACATAACTATTATGATGGACATAATCTATCATCGGATTAGTTCAGGCGAGATCACAATACCGGTGTCTGTGGCTCTAAAAAGAGTTCTAACCCGATTTACTCCTATTCACCACTGTTGCAACATCATGATTGTTTACGAGCTATGATCTTGATATGACATCACAAATCGAAGTGACAACAGACGAAAACATTTACTACAGCTCGAGTTCTTACGTTGAAACGAGCCCGTTCAGGGCACCCTTCACTTCGAAGCCGTCGGGTACTTTCACTCTCCAACAGAACCATGTGGCAAGACATCGTCATCCTCGCCGGGAGTATCGTCGCGATCGCCAGTCTCATACCCACACTGATCGATGAGAACGCACTCGTCCCTCACACGACGAGCATTCCCACGTTGATCGTCCTTTCAGGACAAGGGGTTGCGTTTTACACGCTCGATCTGGTGGGATCTGCGCTGGGCGCGGGAGCAGGAATCCTCATTTGGAGCCTCATCGCCTACTACAAGGCACCGGAAGACGCGATGTTGTCCTCGAATCGGCGTTCGCTTTCACACACGATCGATCGGTTCCGGGCGGTAGTCCCCGGTAAAAAGTAGTCAGACGAACTTGAACACCGACGTTTGCCGGCTGCGTTCGTTCTCGGTGGCTGTTCCACCGTCCGGCTGTACGGGGGTACCGTCGGTGTCGTTCGACTCGGTAGGTGATTGCTCCCAGTCATCGAGACTGGCTTGATCGGCGTCAACGAACGAGAGATTCGAGACGCGGACTCCGAGTTTCCGGACCGGTCGTTCTTCGAACTCCTCGATCAGATCGAGTACGATGCGTTCGACGAGCGCCGGATCGTCGACCGGTCCGGACAAGCTGTGTGACCGTGTGTGCACGTCGAACGGTGGCGTCACGACTTTGATGCCGATCGTTTTGTACAGTACGTTGTGCTGTGTCGTGCGGGTCGTCACTTGTTTGATCAGCGTGAGGAGTCGGTCACGGATGCGATCGGGGTTCTCGGTCGGTTCGGTGAACGCCGACTCGTTCGAGAGGCTCTTTGGCTCTCCGACTGGCTCAACCTCGCGATCGTCGTGACCTCGCGCGTAGTCGTGGATGTCCCCACCGCGCGCACCGAATCGATCGACGAGGCGGTGCCGGTCGGTTTGGGCCAACGCTCCCGCCGTTTCGATCCCCATCGATCGCAACTCACGAGCAGTGACGGGACCGACGCCGTGCAGTCGCTTGACGTCGAGTGGCGCTAGAAACGGGCGGATTTCATCGGGTGTCACGACGACCAGTCCGTCGGGTTTGTCGTGGTCGCTCGCTATCTTCGCAGTGCTCATGTTCGGTGCGACCCCGATGCTCGCCGGCACACCGACCTCCTCGTGGATCCGCGCTTTGAGGTTTCGAGCGAACACTGGTGCCCCGTCCCATCCTAACCGATCGCTCACGTCCACGTACGCTTCGTCGATGCTGACTTCCCGAACGGTGTCGGCGACCTCGTGTAACACTGTCTTCACCTCCTCGCTCACCGACTCGTAGTAGGCCATATCTACTGGGCGGTAGTGGCCGACCGCTCCATCCGGATCATCGGCGTCTACAGCGCGAGGTAGGTGGTTTAATGCTTGGGAGATGGCTTGTGCGCTCTCGACGCCGTGCTCGCGTGCCTCGTAGCTCGCCGTCGC
The sequence above is drawn from the Halocatena salina genome and encodes:
- a CDS encoding GrpB family protein → MVNVDDDPIELVPSRHEAWCERYRAERERIRTVASANSLGSRLERIEHVGSTAVPRLPAKDIVDLDIVVADEAVAGVSRTLERELGGSRVENTEGWHPLFRRHDGQRFNTHVFGASDDGWKISVVTRDVLRRHPELREEYEQLKRELMEQHEDLTAYSRGKTRFIGQVLDTARQNDGQTYAFAVPSV
- the dinB gene encoding DNA polymerase IV; translated protein: MNDGGLPGVPSEERIVLHVDMDCFYASCERRRDPSLRHEPVVVGMGYEAGEAHGAVATASYEAREHGVESAQAISQALNHLPRAVDADDPDGAVGHYRPVDMAYYESVSEEVKTVLHEVADTVREVSIDEAYVDVSDRLGWDGAPVFARNLKARIHEEVGVPASIGVAPNMSTAKIASDHDKPDGLVVVTPDEIRPFLAPLDVKRLHGVGPVTARELRSMGIETAGALAQTDRHRLVDRFGARGGDIHDYARGHDDREVEPVGEPKSLSNESAFTEPTENPDRIRDRLLTLIKQVTTRTTQHNVLYKTIGIKVVTPPFDVHTRSHSLSGPVDDPALVERIVLDLIEEFEERPVRKLGVRVSNLSFVDADQASLDDWEQSPTESNDTDGTPVQPDGGTATENERSRQTSVFKFV
- a CDS encoding AAA domain-containing protein; protein product: MELRGPVVAVEEPRTVNTRDGTRDVAEITMRPGRGEEPPVTVSLWGSWAETAELLVTGMTLLVTEPSREEFRGEARYATTAESYVVVEPEFMVDVTDIREWVQCSRQYYLSKFTSASLSYPLVKGSLVHEVFGDLLRGRDLETSVEERVADAGLKLGLLDRDRTAVAEDVQSNARAIERWLQQGTLTEDDEWRSELTLISETFGIKGRADAVRRGDPVELKTGKNTDAEPRFEDKVQATCYALLLGEHGQTPETGTLLYTKNAVLNRTEETGDLSPAKEFSIGPGLLQFVVRARNELAAMEYDISVPTGYESNAICEYCFEQDTCMVVSGRLDQESKAGSVGGALPSAEREYFDRMYRATETERREIHREYAKLWTQSAAERAADDKALLGLQPQGRSQRVDGTWELRAENDDTAVSKIREGDTVLASDGHPTRGDTELGRVVRLETDADGTTEIIVHADEPIELRRLDVYPSDYGINGLLTAMHDAVLKGSQRRRDILFGRRDPTFGETNATFIDNNTAQNRAVELAVTANDCALIHGPPGTGKTYTLARAVRALCERGERVLLSAFTNRAVDNALEQLREQGFSEFVRIGTEHGVSDSMQDARLEHRGEPEERAATLRNAPVVAGTAATCGSSVLKECEFDVAIVDEAGQLTEPGTLAAINLADRFVLVGDHEQLPPVVRDDDSELGTSLFERLIEQYPDAAVTLDKQYRMAQRIQYFSSQTFYDGQLRPATPAVAGQQLAELSAVSSEALPSALQDAVAFVDPNGAMTGNVNRQEADRVAEIVDAYRSAGVAADDIGVIAPFRAQVAAITRRVPSEIDVDTVDRFQGSARAVIVVSFVATDTLDSPIFEDRRRVNVALTRAKKALCLVGDEDALRSDPFYERMLEWAES